A genomic window from Bdellovibrio sp. SKB1291214 includes:
- a CDS encoding beta-ketoacyl-[acyl-carrier-protein] synthase family protein: MKVYVTGTGVISSLGNSTKEMFSSLLEGKSAVRPIPAWDNLNGLNCRLAAPALPYDNRTLPRTVRRTMSPMSEMTALATQQALTEAGLNVQEMDFSKSLLSVGSTTGSPIGLEEYFQKISENKGVQGQSGTAFFKVMNHSVASNVAVALGFNGAVISPSSACATSAQAVILGWELIKAGLYDIAICGGADELHYLSVAVFDSVYAASRGYHDSPSATPRPFDKKRDGLIVSEGASIVILESERSVARRGAKPLAEFLGGAYRCESSHMSQSNEVQMHHVMTAALERSGITKDDVEYVSAHATGTMQGDAAEAIAIGNLFGTQVPVSSLKGHFGHSMAACGVGELIASMQMMREGILIGTRNLEEVAPECATVLHLQENRKVNADIALSNNFAFGGINTSFVIKKI, translated from the coding sequence TTGAAGGTCTACGTTACCGGCACAGGAGTTATTTCCTCTCTGGGCAACAGTACAAAAGAAATGTTCAGTTCCTTACTTGAAGGAAAAAGTGCCGTACGTCCGATTCCTGCGTGGGATAACTTAAATGGGTTGAACTGCAGACTTGCAGCTCCCGCACTTCCCTATGACAACCGCACTCTTCCCCGCACCGTACGCAGAACCATGTCACCGATGTCCGAGATGACGGCGCTCGCAACTCAACAAGCTTTGACTGAAGCTGGCTTGAACGTTCAAGAAATGGATTTTTCAAAATCGCTTCTGTCTGTGGGATCTACAACTGGCAGCCCCATCGGCCTAGAAGAATACTTTCAAAAAATCTCTGAAAACAAGGGCGTGCAAGGTCAATCTGGCACGGCTTTCTTTAAAGTCATGAATCACTCTGTAGCTTCGAATGTTGCTGTGGCTTTAGGATTTAATGGTGCTGTGATTTCACCAAGCAGTGCCTGTGCCACTTCAGCCCAAGCGGTGATCTTGGGTTGGGAGCTCATCAAAGCCGGACTTTATGATATCGCTATCTGTGGCGGAGCGGATGAACTGCACTATTTGAGTGTGGCCGTTTTTGATTCTGTCTATGCAGCTTCGCGCGGTTATCACGATTCACCCTCTGCCACACCCCGGCCTTTTGATAAAAAACGGGACGGGCTGATTGTTTCTGAAGGCGCTTCGATTGTGATCCTTGAAAGCGAGAGAAGTGTTGCAAGGCGCGGTGCCAAGCCTTTGGCAGAATTTTTAGGCGGAGCTTATCGCTGTGAAAGTTCCCATATGAGCCAAAGCAATGAAGTTCAAATGCACCACGTAATGACAGCTGCCTTAGAACGATCTGGAATTACAAAAGACGACGTCGAGTATGTCAGCGCCCATGCGACAGGCACCATGCAAGGTGACGCCGCGGAGGCCATCGCTATAGGAAATCTTTTTGGCACACAAGTTCCGGTCAGCTCATTGAAAGGCCACTTTGGTCACTCAATGGCCGCTTGCGGTGTTGGCGAGTTGATAGCCAGCATGCAGATGATGAGAGAAGGAATTTTGATTGGAACTCGCAACTTGGAAGAGGTTGCTCCTGAATGCGCCACGGTCCTACACTTGCAGGAAAACCGCAAAGTGAATGCTGATATCGCTTTAAGCAATAACTTTGCTTTCGGTGGCATCAATACAAGTTTTGTTATTAAGAAAATTTAA
- a CDS encoding phosphopantetheine-binding protein — MSHYNTEVVNIVNNILHEKFEVPKDALIPTAHLKDDLQLDSLDFVDMFILLEQETGKNPQNVDFMKIKNLGDIYQLVSELTVAETVN, encoded by the coding sequence GTGAGCCATTACAACACTGAAGTCGTAAACATCGTAAATAATATCCTTCACGAAAAATTCGAAGTACCGAAAGACGCCTTAATTCCGACAGCACATCTTAAAGATGACTTACAGTTGGACAGCTTAGATTTCGTAGATATGTTCATCTTGCTTGAGCAAGAAACGGGAAAGAACCCACAGAATGTGGACTTTATGAAAATCAAAAATTTAGGTGATATCTATCAACTGGTCAGTGAACTTACAGTGGCTGAAACTGTAAATTAA
- a CDS encoding class I adenylate-forming enzyme family protein yields the protein MVHLWRGTHHKELPKLLKKYWEAGELLILVPPYHRDFQFLQIFSEYELHGDWPEDLKKAAQQNPRELKSSEKSILEKAVLGVFTSGTTSGVNRLVFYSQENVVSSLNAIRELYNVNRIQKIFSYPQPTHTFGLVLGYMQAVLHNVEIIFAEGGYSRATHESWMECVDANTLTLGTPTHFIDLIQFIKKQSLTPKASYTSIVGGAMATKELWEQMRSILKIEQPSVGYGATEASPGVTHLPPGIPPQEDGDIGYALSGVKVKVQEDGVYFEGSNACAGIFENGELKHSEKILLKDSLKQEVAHGKVRFTFTGRTDLVVNRGGLKLAMEVLEGKISSHFSCKCMAVNLYDERLGEDIGFIVQMSPVDSEKVKAEISELVFKAVGIKPSSQNIVFADIPLNSNFKFDRVEGIKEVLRHRKWGATMPVEYMKYLLPHKGGAVWIDHVSDFKKGQGVGTVTLKSHGRYLSGGKVRESSCIEWIAQTYGFSVLANDILGIEPAYRGKVTFIAEVKNAQFDFADSDHNLGESLRIETTCTHDFGPLKVVQGKVFNGKKLLAQVGLKLYCGQ from the coding sequence ATGGTTCATTTGTGGCGCGGAACCCATCATAAAGAATTACCGAAGCTTCTAAAAAAGTATTGGGAGGCCGGTGAATTGCTTATTCTGGTGCCTCCTTACCATCGGGACTTTCAGTTCTTGCAAATCTTTTCCGAATACGAGTTGCACGGAGATTGGCCGGAGGATCTAAAAAAAGCGGCTCAGCAAAATCCACGGGAGCTTAAGTCCTCCGAAAAAAGTATTCTTGAGAAAGCTGTTTTGGGAGTGTTCACCTCTGGCACGACATCCGGGGTGAATCGCCTTGTGTTTTACTCTCAAGAAAATGTGGTTTCTTCCCTTAATGCCATTCGCGAACTGTATAACGTTAACCGCATCCAAAAGATCTTTTCCTATCCACAACCCACGCACACGTTTGGACTGGTTTTAGGCTATATGCAGGCAGTTTTGCATAATGTGGAAATTATCTTTGCAGAAGGTGGTTACTCGCGCGCCACTCACGAGTCGTGGATGGAGTGCGTCGATGCAAACACTTTAACCTTAGGTACGCCGACTCATTTCATTGATCTGATCCAATTCATAAAAAAGCAAAGCCTGACCCCGAAAGCATCTTACACTTCCATTGTCGGTGGAGCGATGGCGACTAAGGAACTATGGGAACAGATGCGTTCGATTTTAAAGATAGAACAGCCGAGTGTGGGTTACGGAGCAACGGAGGCTTCACCGGGCGTAACTCATTTACCGCCGGGAATTCCACCTCAAGAGGATGGTGACATCGGTTACGCACTTTCAGGTGTCAAAGTGAAAGTGCAAGAGGACGGCGTTTACTTTGAAGGTTCCAATGCCTGCGCGGGGATTTTTGAAAACGGTGAACTTAAACACTCCGAGAAAATTCTTCTAAAAGATTCTTTAAAACAAGAGGTGGCCCATGGAAAGGTGCGCTTTACATTTACGGGACGTACGGATCTAGTCGTCAATCGTGGGGGCCTGAAACTTGCCATGGAAGTTTTAGAGGGAAAAATCTCCTCTCATTTTTCCTGTAAATGCATGGCCGTGAATTTGTATGATGAACGCTTAGGAGAAGATATAGGTTTCATTGTACAAATGTCGCCAGTGGATTCTGAAAAGGTGAAAGCAGAAATTTCTGAGCTGGTGTTTAAGGCGGTGGGAATTAAGCCCTCATCACAAAACATCGTATTTGCAGATATTCCATTGAACAGCAATTTTAAGTTCGATCGTGTGGAAGGTATTAAAGAAGTCCTTCGTCATCGCAAATGGGGCGCAACGATGCCCGTTGAATATATGAAATATCTTTTGCCTCACAAAGGGGGCGCTGTTTGGATTGATCACGTTTCGGATTTTAAAAAAGGTCAGGGCGTGGGCACGGTGACTTTGAAATCCCATGGACGTTATTTATCTGGCGGTAAGGTACGTGAAAGTTCCTGTATTGAATGGATCGCGCAGACCTACGGCTTTAGCGTTCTTGCCAATGATATTTTAGGAATCGAACCCGCCTATAGGGGCAAAGTCACTTTCATCGCAGAAGTCAAAAATGCTCAATTTGATTTCGCTGATTCTGATCATAACCTGGGGGAAAGTCTTCGTATTGAGACTACATGCACTCATGATTTTGGTCCTTTGAAAGTGGTCCAAGGGAAAGTGTTTAATGGCAAAAAGCTTCTTGCTCAGGTTGGCCTCAAATTATATTGTGGTCAGTAA
- a CDS encoding beta-ketoacyl synthase N-terminal-like domain-containing protein, with protein MYIQNYSCTTAAGFGTRVLMSALHSGKDCSLPVESGGRVCYLEQKPEKNQTYKNIFVNSFKQLGLPLLEGLSKEAYSDLSKSRVALIFASTKGFIEDFIWSATSENIRTHADPFTEICQDFTESVGEIEWTFHCNVSNACASSHVALEYAQDLFAAQRAEYALIIAGDLIGPFIYKGFQSLKVISPSGNRPFSGDREGLQLGEAMALLLVSRDRKSPQDLQITGVASDTEGSSITRPSLNGVGLLRAIEKVNSQSPLHPDLVIAHGTGTKFNDSAEEQALSRFLTPLNQLNTPITNTKWCIGHTLGASGLIDVIAACEILKTQKAFRIQNTQNKENGFQGNYLTASSDVEQYRKFRQILVTSLGFGGIHAACSISSEEMINEARR; from the coding sequence GTGTACATCCAAAATTATTCTTGCACCACCGCAGCGGGATTTGGGACACGCGTCCTGATGTCTGCCCTGCATTCTGGAAAAGACTGCTCCCTTCCTGTGGAGTCCGGGGGCCGTGTTTGTTATCTAGAACAAAAACCTGAAAAAAATCAGACCTATAAAAATATCTTTGTAAATTCCTTTAAACAATTAGGACTGCCGTTGTTAGAGGGTCTTTCTAAAGAGGCCTATAGTGATCTTTCTAAAAGTCGCGTCGCTTTGATTTTTGCGTCGACCAAAGGATTTATCGAAGATTTCATCTGGAGCGCAACGAGCGAAAACATTCGTACTCATGCAGATCCGTTTACGGAGATATGCCAGGACTTCACTGAATCTGTGGGTGAAATCGAATGGACGTTTCACTGCAACGTAAGCAACGCCTGTGCCTCAAGCCATGTTGCATTGGAGTACGCCCAAGACCTGTTCGCAGCACAGCGAGCGGAATATGCTTTAATTATTGCCGGGGATTTGATCGGCCCTTTTATTTACAAAGGCTTTCAATCATTGAAAGTCATCTCACCATCTGGCAATCGGCCCTTTTCGGGCGATCGCGAGGGCCTGCAATTAGGCGAAGCTATGGCCCTGCTGCTGGTGTCTCGGGATCGCAAGTCGCCTCAGGACTTACAAATCACTGGAGTCGCAAGCGACACGGAAGGTTCCTCGATCACTCGTCCCTCATTGAATGGAGTGGGACTTTTGAGAGCGATCGAAAAAGTAAATTCACAATCGCCTCTTCATCCTGACCTAGTCATCGCTCACGGCACTGGAACAAAATTTAACGACTCGGCGGAAGAGCAAGCGCTTAGCAGATTTCTGACACCTCTCAATCAACTGAACACTCCCATCACCAATACCAAGTGGTGCATTGGACATACCTTGGGTGCCAGCGGTCTGATTGATGTCATTGCCGCCTGTGAAATTTTAAAGACTCAGAAAGCTTTTCGTATTCAAAACACGCAAAACAAGGAAAATGGATTTCAAGGAAATTATCTAACGGCGAGTAGCGATGTCGAACAGTATCGCAAATTCCGACAGATCCTAGTCACGTCCCTTGGCTTTGGTGGAATACACGCCGCATGTTCTATTAGCTCAGAGGAGATGATCAATGAAGCTCGCCGTTGA